A genomic window from Pecten maximus chromosome 2, xPecMax1.1, whole genome shotgun sequence includes:
- the LOC117322064 gene encoding uncharacterized protein LOC117322064 yields the protein MAEMTSTDVVYYAQKLQSLLLAHDNAAKQVNFLDDQLTRLDRQLFLSTLDDAHSPVLHLLTRKSIIQGVRRMFDQYRSTKNRQVQELSALVLTSLGGDPDLEMPATSGRTVETDELARMSTTNYSILWRGV from the exons ATGGCTGAGATGACCTCTACTGATGTTGTGTACTACGCCCAGAAGCTCCAGAGTCTGTTACTGGCCCACGACAACGCTGCCAAACAGGTCAACTTCTTAG aTGACCAGTTGACTCGCCTTGACCGACAACTTTTCCTATCCACACTTGACGATGCCCACAGCCCTGTCCTCCACCTACTGACCCGCAAGTCCATCATCCAGGGTGTCCGCAGGATGTTTGACCAGTACCGATCCACCAAGAATCGTCAGGTCCaggagttatctgcccttgtcCTCACTTCCCTGGGAGGAGACCCAGACTTGGAGATGCCAGCCACATCGGGAAGGACCGTGGAGACTGACGAGCTAGCCAGGATGTCTACCACCAACTACAGCATTCTCTGGAGGGGTGTGTGA